From Pseudomonas fluorescens, one genomic window encodes:
- a CDS encoding tyrosine-type recombinase/integrase gives MSLLAIRHVQFRQGERHKLLVNAQTGIPLYYPSLFITTQIRACGFSVSTVQASLTALKVLYAWQAVRGINLEASFSAGNLFRLEDITSLVGFSARLLSEERPRTTVKVVRLRLNAGRAVTRSVNNVSAQTQFSRLSTISKYLGFLAETLRVGRTSLLADGAVSEMVERINAYRPKSSQLTAVDRDEKGLDQKVVDEVLERLRFGHPKNPFADNGVQQRNHLIVTLLRYLGIRRGELLSLRVEDVDFGRSTLSIVRRPDSPLDSRRHQPLVKTKPRKIPINDVLQKALSDYIFRFRASFRLARKHPYLLVTHKAGPTQGSPMSNSSFGKLMATVQGMAHDFAAIHAHAFRHTWNYDFSCVTDAAGNMTPEQEQKARAYLMGWSETSGTAITYNKRHTKEKAAKAALEFQRALKRQ, from the coding sequence ATGAGCTTATTGGCGATCAGGCACGTTCAGTTCCGCCAAGGCGAGCGGCACAAATTGTTGGTGAATGCGCAGACCGGTATTCCCCTGTATTACCCCTCTCTGTTTATCACCACCCAGATCCGCGCCTGTGGTTTCTCCGTGTCGACTGTGCAGGCGTCACTGACCGCACTCAAAGTCCTGTATGCCTGGCAGGCGGTGCGAGGCATCAATCTCGAAGCGTCGTTTTCGGCAGGCAATCTATTCCGACTTGAAGACATTACGTCCCTGGTGGGTTTCAGTGCGCGCCTGTTAAGCGAGGAGCGCCCACGTACGACCGTCAAGGTAGTCCGACTCAGGCTCAATGCAGGACGAGCCGTTACACGCAGCGTTAATAATGTCTCCGCTCAGACTCAGTTTTCGCGGCTGAGCACGATCTCAAAATACTTAGGCTTCCTGGCCGAGACTTTGCGTGTTGGGCGGACCAGCCTTCTTGCTGACGGTGCGGTGAGCGAAATGGTCGAGCGGATCAACGCCTACAGACCGAAATCTTCTCAGTTGACGGCAGTGGACCGGGATGAGAAGGGCCTGGACCAAAAGGTCGTAGATGAGGTACTCGAGCGCCTTCGATTTGGCCATCCCAAAAACCCTTTTGCTGATAATGGGGTTCAGCAGCGTAATCATCTGATCGTCACCTTGCTCCGCTATCTGGGCATCAGGCGCGGGGAACTGCTGAGCTTGAGGGTGGAGGACGTGGATTTCGGTAGGTCCACGCTCAGCATTGTCCGACGCCCGGACAGCCCACTCGACAGCCGTCGGCACCAGCCGCTGGTTAAGACTAAACCACGGAAAATTCCGATCAACGACGTGCTGCAAAAAGCACTAAGTGACTATATTTTTCGATTCAGGGCGAGCTTTCGTCTGGCAAGAAAGCACCCCTATTTGCTGGTCACCCACAAAGCCGGTCCAACTCAGGGCAGTCCGATGTCGAACAGCAGTTTTGGCAAGCTGATGGCCACCGTTCAAGGCATGGCCCATGATTTCGCAGCCATTCATGCCCATGCGTTCAGGCATACGTGGAACTATGATTTTTCGTGTGTTACGGACGCTGCAGGCAATATGACGCCTGAACAGGAGCAGAAGGCGCGGGCTTATCTGATGGGCTGGTCCGAAACCTCCGGCACCGCTATTACGTACAATAAGCGTCATACCAAAGAAAAGGCAGCCAAGGCGGCATTGGAGTTTCAACGGGCGCTTAAACGTCAGTAG
- a CDS encoding DUF1214 domain-containing protein, whose amino-acid sequence MRKILLCITLLGTATAHAGQQVTPDNYARAEVDESYKNIVKDVGSNAFRHDRAVMPLDKQPAVTMNRDTVYSFGVFYVPEGTTITLPKSADNRYQSAMIMQNDDFTDQVFYAPGTFEIKSKTEFAAVVMRTQINPNDPGDTQNVKTLQDGIKVNWPKGTVPKEYKIVDWDEASRMKLRSEYQKEAAKLTNFNDTSGARGVIKPEMLRLSASVALGLLPAKDAVYLYRDYGLSGDKCYKATYAKPEILEGGFFSFTMYGADKYLKSEDSNLNNRAMHFNEDGTFTVHYGPKEKCGQVANWLPTPGDNWYLGMRIYRPGEGVISGKYTIPEPTAVN is encoded by the coding sequence ATGAGAAAGATTTTGCTCTGTATTACCCTCTTGGGAACAGCCACTGCACACGCCGGACAGCAGGTGACGCCTGACAACTACGCCCGCGCCGAAGTGGACGAATCCTATAAAAATATCGTCAAAGATGTGGGGTCGAACGCCTTTCGCCACGATAGGGCGGTTATGCCCTTGGACAAGCAGCCTGCGGTCACCATGAACCGTGACACGGTGTATTCATTTGGTGTGTTTTACGTGCCCGAGGGCACAACCATCACCTTACCGAAATCAGCTGACAATCGTTATCAGTCGGCGATGATCATGCAGAACGACGACTTCACCGATCAGGTTTTTTATGCGCCGGGGACTTTCGAGATCAAGTCGAAAACCGAGTTTGCGGCGGTGGTCATGCGTACGCAGATCAATCCTAACGATCCTGGCGACACCCAAAACGTCAAAACACTTCAGGATGGCATCAAGGTCAATTGGCCAAAAGGCACGGTGCCCAAGGAATACAAAATCGTCGACTGGGACGAAGCCAGCCGTATGAAACTGCGTTCCGAGTATCAAAAAGAAGCCGCCAAGTTGACGAATTTCAACGACACCTCAGGCGCTCGTGGGGTCATCAAGCCGGAAATGCTTCGACTCAGTGCGTCAGTTGCACTTGGGCTTTTGCCGGCGAAAGATGCCGTGTACCTCTACCGTGATTACGGTTTGAGTGGCGACAAATGCTACAAAGCGACCTATGCCAAACCCGAGATTCTGGAGGGCGGGTTCTTTTCCTTCACGATGTATGGGGCCGATAAATACCTGAAAAGCGAAGACTCCAACCTGAACAATCGCGCCATGCACTTCAATGAAGACGGCACCTTCACCGTGCACTACGGCCCGAAAGAGAAGTGCGGGCAGGTTGCGAATTGGCTGCCTACACCGGGCGATAACTGGTACCTCGGCATGCGCATCTATCGCCCTGGCGAAGGTGTTATCAGCGGCAAATACACCATACCGGAACCAACTGCCGTCAATTAG
- a CDS encoding site-specific integrase: MHNADQKINAQPISRSRDGWEFSKADRTWRLNKNTKIELEWVDDLSEELRCSFLKTLHYYAVNNSSSHTRNMAYRAKMFFVFTKGRLDTDTLIAYRANLNVSTEHYLGSLRGFFVTWYMQGHPGINEEFIRTLQAWVLKGNEIGRAVLQMDSQNGPLTDIEMQGVLDGVITCYSTRRLGLETVALILTLLHTGRRSIQIVALKIKDVRATTVNGIAGYEINFPRAKQRHALWRSTFRSYAIDEDLWLILQLQVVETVKKLHSLVEFPLSDSLIQELPLFPDFSAVSCQTTEKDLFDLLQFDYVHATVSICNAALTGFSEKCSIFSERTGKPLDLRSRRFRYTLGTNLAHQGYGIAIVAEVLDHSTLQSSGCYIRSLSDIVERIDKAVAQQLAPLAQAFQGVLVTSEREAVRGDDPGSRITNGRVNVGTCGSYGFCGALAPIACYTCTHFQPWLDGPHEEVLTELLASSDRVWGVTQDVKVASANDRLILAVTEVVQRCTRVKKASSNG, encoded by the coding sequence ATGCACAATGCGGATCAGAAAATCAATGCTCAGCCGATATCTCGGTCTCGCGACGGATGGGAGTTCTCTAAAGCTGACCGTACTTGGCGCCTTAATAAAAATACTAAGATCGAACTAGAGTGGGTTGACGATTTATCCGAAGAGCTAAGGTGCTCATTTCTGAAAACTTTGCATTATTATGCGGTAAATAATTCATCTTCACATACTCGCAACATGGCTTATCGGGCGAAAATGTTTTTTGTGTTTACCAAAGGTCGCTTGGATACAGACACGCTGATCGCATACCGCGCTAATCTGAATGTATCGACAGAGCATTATCTGGGTTCACTGAGAGGTTTTTTTGTTACCTGGTATATGCAAGGTCACCCAGGGATAAATGAGGAGTTCATTAGGACGTTACAGGCTTGGGTGTTAAAAGGAAATGAGATTGGGCGCGCAGTCCTGCAGATGGACAGTCAGAACGGTCCGTTGACGGACATTGAAATGCAGGGCGTGCTTGATGGTGTTATCACGTGTTATTCAACGCGTCGTTTGGGGTTGGAGACAGTCGCTTTGATCCTCACGTTACTCCACACGGGGCGGCGTTCGATCCAAATAGTCGCCCTAAAGATCAAGGACGTGCGGGCAACCACAGTAAATGGCATCGCCGGTTATGAAATAAATTTTCCACGCGCTAAGCAGCGCCATGCTCTGTGGCGCTCCACATTTAGAAGCTACGCCATCGATGAAGATCTATGGCTGATATTGCAATTGCAGGTAGTTGAGACTGTAAAAAAGTTGCATTCGCTCGTTGAGTTTCCTCTATCGGACTCTCTTATCCAAGAGCTTCCGCTTTTTCCTGATTTTTCAGCCGTCTCGTGTCAGACAACCGAGAAAGATTTGTTTGATCTCTTGCAGTTCGATTATGTCCACGCGACCGTTAGCATATGTAATGCTGCTTTGACCGGTTTTTCGGAAAAGTGCAGCATATTCTCCGAAAGGACGGGGAAGCCTCTGGATCTGAGGTCGCGCCGTTTTAGGTATACGCTCGGGACTAACCTGGCCCATCAAGGTTACGGCATTGCCATCGTGGCAGAGGTACTGGATCACTCTACTTTGCAAAGTTCTGGCTGTTACATAAGAAGTCTGTCTGACATTGTGGAGCGTATTGATAAAGCGGTGGCTCAACAACTGGCGCCGTTGGCTCAGGCCTTTCAGGGTGTTTTGGTGACATCGGAGCGGGAGGCCGTTCGAGGAGACGATCCCGGCAGCCGCATCACCAATGGGCGGGTGAATGTTGGGACGTGTGGCAGCTATGGCTTTTGTGGAGCATTAGCGCCTATCGCCTGTTACACCTGCACGCACTTCCAGCCATGGCTGGATGGGCCCCATGAAGAGGTACTGACCGAACTTCTTGCCAGCAGTGATCGAGTGTGGGGCGTCACGCAGGACGTCAAAGTCGCCTCGGCCAATGACCGACTGATTCTTGCGGTAACGGAAGTGGTCCAGCGCTGCACGCGAGTGAAGAAGGCGAGTTCGAATGGCTAA
- a CDS encoding single-stranded DNA-binding protein — protein sequence MARGVNKVILVGTCGQDPEVRYLPNGNAVTNLSLATSEQWTDKQTGQKVEKTEWHRVSMFGKVAEIAGEYLRKGSQVYIEGKLQTREWEKDGIKRYTTEIVVDMQGTMQLLGGRPQGDQQQGGNNYQQSAPRQQAPRPAPQQQPQRPAPQQAAPQPAPDFDSFDDDIPF from the coding sequence ATGGCCCGTGGGGTTAACAAAGTCATATTGGTCGGCACTTGCGGCCAGGATCCCGAAGTTCGCTACTTGCCTAACGGTAACGCCGTGACCAACCTGAGTCTGGCGACCAGCGAACAGTGGACCGACAAGCAGACAGGCCAGAAAGTCGAAAAGACCGAATGGCACCGCGTATCGATGTTCGGCAAGGTTGCGGAAATTGCTGGCGAATACCTGCGCAAAGGTTCGCAGGTGTACATCGAAGGCAAGCTGCAAACCCGCGAGTGGGAAAAAGACGGCATCAAGCGCTACACCACTGAAATCGTGGTCGACATGCAAGGCACCATGCAACTGTTGGGCGGCCGTCCACAGGGTGACCAGCAGCAAGGCGGCAACAACTACCAGCAATCCGCTCCGCGCCAGCAGGCTCCGCGTCCTGCTCCGCAACAGCAGCCACAGCGTCCAGCCCCGCAACAGGCTGCACCGCAACCGGCTCCGGATTTCGACAGCTTCGATGACGATATTCCGTTCTGA
- a CDS encoding DUF1254 domain-containing protein: MKLLAPTTVLLSLLATSIHAAQAEDKTPLLTLDAARKLESTLVNEKNVAVTPENFAFATLDESMQNEVKLGATNKFYNHRKPMELDKQPAVLMNRDTLYSFAIIDASHGATIHVPKGDGRYTSVHVMQHDHVTDNVYYGEGEYTIDPKTVTNFVVVNIRTQVNPNDPADVAKANAIQDQYKVSFPAGYTPKAFKAIDWNQEQLKQVKAHYVKVADTRGVSKTMGARGSIPQDDINVGVAVATGLLPDQHAWYSFKSYKVKKDTCYTANYPVPGMANPQLGFYSMTIYGNDLYLHTEEGSSLSNHEIVPNKDGKTFTLHFGSPQSCGKDAANLLTAPTDNWTLAFRVYMPDKSVQNNEYKLPEPKPVSQ; encoded by the coding sequence ATGAAGTTACTGGCACCCACTACTGTCCTGTTGAGTCTATTGGCAACGAGTATCCATGCTGCACAGGCCGAGGATAAAACACCCCTCCTTACCTTGGATGCAGCCCGAAAATTGGAGTCGACGCTGGTCAACGAAAAGAACGTTGCTGTTACCCCAGAAAATTTCGCTTTCGCCACGCTAGATGAGTCCATGCAGAATGAGGTGAAGCTCGGCGCGACCAACAAGTTCTATAACCACCGCAAACCCATGGAACTCGACAAGCAGCCAGCCGTGCTGATGAATCGCGATACGCTGTATTCCTTCGCCATCATCGATGCGTCTCACGGCGCCACCATCCATGTGCCCAAGGGCGATGGCCGTTACACCTCCGTGCACGTCATGCAGCACGACCACGTTACCGACAACGTCTACTACGGCGAGGGTGAATACACCATCGACCCGAAAACAGTCACCAATTTTGTTGTGGTCAATATCCGTACTCAGGTGAACCCGAATGATCCAGCCGACGTGGCGAAGGCCAATGCCATCCAGGATCAGTACAAGGTCAGCTTCCCTGCGGGTTACACACCCAAAGCGTTCAAGGCCATTGACTGGAACCAGGAGCAACTGAAGCAGGTGAAAGCGCACTACGTGAAAGTCGCCGACACCCGTGGCGTGAGCAAAACCATGGGGGCTCGCGGCTCGATCCCGCAGGATGACATCAACGTCGGTGTGGCCGTGGCGACCGGGCTATTGCCCGACCAGCATGCCTGGTATTCGTTCAAGTCGTACAAGGTCAAGAAAGACACCTGCTACACCGCGAATTACCCCGTGCCTGGCATGGCCAACCCGCAGTTGGGGTTCTATTCGATGACGATTTACGGGAATGATCTTTACCTGCACACAGAGGAGGGCTCCAGCCTTTCGAACCACGAGATCGTGCCCAACAAGGATGGCAAGACCTTCACCCTGCACTTTGGCAGCCCGCAAAGCTGCGGCAAGGATGCAGCGAACTTGCTGACCGCACCCACGGACAATTGGACACTCGCGTTCCGGGTCTATATGCCCGACAAGTCGGTTCAGAACAACGAGTACAAACTGCCGGAGCCAAAGCCTGTCAGCCAGTGA
- a CDS encoding transporter — MGATLVAILGFMPGAQAEDSAELAKKALNPVAAMYSLPVQYNWDQKIGPTGDGMHSVTNIQPVLPFSLNDDWNLISRTILPVIDQHGLAANGAADKSGVGDITQSFFFSPKQPTDSGWILGVGPAILIPTGSDELLGNEQWGIGPTAVALKQENGWTHGILANHIWGLDGSPPDDKDKVNQTFLQPFLSYTTSTLTTWGVNTESTYNWQSREWSVPVNLTVTQLLKIGGQPLTVQAGPRYWLDSPDDGPQGWGFRFAITMLFPR; from the coding sequence ATGGGGGCGACGCTCGTCGCAATCCTGGGGTTCATGCCGGGGGCTCAGGCAGAGGACTCGGCAGAGCTGGCCAAGAAAGCGCTTAATCCGGTCGCGGCCATGTACAGCCTGCCGGTGCAGTACAACTGGGATCAGAAGATAGGCCCGACCGGTGACGGCATGCACAGCGTCACCAATATTCAACCGGTGCTGCCGTTTTCATTAAATGATGACTGGAATCTTATCTCCCGTACCATCCTGCCGGTCATCGACCAGCACGGTTTGGCAGCCAATGGCGCGGCGGACAAATCCGGTGTCGGCGACATCACCCAGAGTTTTTTCTTTTCGCCCAAACAGCCCACTGACAGTGGATGGATACTCGGAGTGGGCCCGGCGATTTTGATTCCCACCGGCAGCGACGAGTTACTCGGTAACGAACAGTGGGGGATTGGTCCGACCGCCGTTGCCTTGAAGCAGGAAAACGGCTGGACGCACGGTATTCTGGCCAATCATATCTGGGGCTTGGACGGCAGTCCGCCGGATGACAAGGACAAGGTCAACCAGACCTTCCTGCAACCCTTCCTCTCCTATACCACCAGCACGTTGACCACGTGGGGGGTGAACACTGAATCAACTTACAACTGGCAATCACGCGAATGGTCGGTGCCGGTCAACCTGACGGTGACTCAATTGCTGAAAATTGGCGGCCAGCCACTGACAGTGCAAGCGGGGCCGCGCTATTGGCTCGACAGCCCTGACGATGGTCCACAAGGTTGGGGTTTTCGTTTCGCCATCACCATGCTATTCCCACGCTGA
- a CDS encoding helix-turn-helix domain-containing protein, with amino-acid sequence MELKKAFGLAVRDIRLSKGLSQEALGPSQPFVSDLERGIKSPSLEKIHDLASSLGVHPSTLFVYCCIKADGAKESTDEIMARVLEELSSIELRGKG; translated from the coding sequence ATGGAACTGAAAAAGGCATTCGGATTAGCGGTTCGCGACATCCGACTCAGTAAAGGCCTATCCCAAGAGGCCTTGGGTCCAAGCCAGCCCTTCGTTAGCGATCTAGAGCGCGGCATAAAATCGCCGAGCCTTGAAAAAATCCATGATCTAGCGTCTTCGCTTGGGGTGCATCCCTCGACATTATTTGTTTATTGCTGCATTAAGGCTGATGGAGCAAAGGAGTCCACAGATGAGATTATGGCTCGCGTGCTGGAGGAGTTGAGCTCCATTGAATTGCGCGGCAAGGGCTAG
- a CDS encoding integrase — MAKIFKFTPGSDTNAKANVQEFITRCREGLDVFGPEVNWDSNFWTGVVGFTKAGVNPRKVSAADLLNSDIIPFAKAYVTYRKAHNPSARDPARSIVPIRCIEPALLKIKKVADISLVDPVVLDHAAAVARECYPFSGNMASSELNRFVKFLLEHKLVSRAFHWKCSIPGPKGGGRTDREGKKASQDKMPPEHVLNYMAEMFSNNPQNLADKYVVSLFALLMSAPARISEVHDLPLDCLHSEKDRYGSPKLGLRFYSGKGFGPAVKWIPTVFKDVTAKAVERLKELTDEGRRVAKWYEDHPDQFYRHAACPAVDDNTPLTVTQVCDALGVKYRGLPCFARAFLKNLANPIASFLHENSITLDEVTLAILNRYARSRLPKDFPWKNKQLQLKWSDSLFCMRANELHHQRGVSPIIIWGPGSSSISSALSITSGTREMQTVWDRNGYKNPDGSRVSLTTHQVRHFLNTTAQRGDLGQFDIARWSGRANVSQNNTYNHMTDDEHLEKINNFPALTALAGPLGKIAAHAPVTLADLGAIGDVMAHVTEFGFCVHDYSMLPCQKHRDCLNCGEQVCVKGDDEKLARLTLQRDAIALQLAQAEQALGEGYYGADRWTVHQQKTLDRANQLISLLQADDLEAGALVRLRNDQEFSPLKRELSATSSQPKLSEGVALETKSLAQER, encoded by the coding sequence ATGGCTAAGATATTCAAATTTACGCCCGGTTCCGATACCAACGCCAAGGCGAATGTCCAAGAGTTTATCACTCGATGCCGGGAGGGCCTCGACGTGTTTGGGCCAGAGGTGAATTGGGACAGTAATTTTTGGACCGGGGTAGTGGGCTTCACCAAGGCTGGAGTCAACCCGCGGAAAGTAAGTGCTGCAGACCTGCTGAATTCGGACATTATTCCTTTTGCGAAGGCCTATGTTACATATCGTAAAGCACACAATCCGAGCGCGCGGGATCCTGCCAGGAGTATTGTCCCTATTCGCTGTATCGAGCCGGCTTTGCTGAAAATTAAGAAAGTTGCCGATATATCTCTAGTGGATCCGGTGGTACTGGATCACGCTGCAGCGGTGGCGCGTGAGTGTTACCCATTTAGTGGAAACATGGCCAGTTCAGAGCTGAACCGGTTCGTTAAGTTTTTGCTCGAGCACAAGTTGGTAAGCAGAGCGTTTCATTGGAAGTGCTCGATTCCGGGACCCAAAGGGGGAGGCAGAACCGATCGCGAGGGAAAGAAAGCCAGTCAAGATAAAATGCCACCCGAGCATGTTTTAAACTACATGGCAGAGATGTTTTCCAATAATCCGCAAAATTTAGCCGATAAGTACGTGGTGTCGCTATTTGCGCTGTTGATGAGCGCACCCGCACGGATTTCTGAAGTTCACGATCTCCCACTTGATTGTTTGCATTCAGAAAAAGATCGGTATGGTTCGCCGAAGTTGGGGCTGCGTTTTTATTCAGGTAAAGGTTTTGGACCTGCGGTGAAGTGGATTCCCACTGTGTTTAAGGATGTGACAGCAAAGGCGGTTGAGCGACTCAAAGAGTTGACGGATGAAGGTCGACGCGTGGCTAAGTGGTATGAAGATCACCCCGACCAATTTTATCGGCATGCGGCTTGTCCTGCGGTGGATGACAATACGCCCTTGACTGTTACGCAGGTCTGCGATGCGTTGGGCGTCAAGTATCGTGGGCTCCCTTGCTTCGCACGAGCATTTCTCAAAAATTTAGCTAATCCCATAGCGAGTTTTCTTCACGAAAATAGCATTACTTTGGACGAAGTAACCTTGGCCATTCTCAATCGATATGCGCGCTCGCGGTTACCCAAAGATTTCCCCTGGAAAAATAAACAGTTGCAGCTCAAGTGGTCTGACAGCTTGTTCTGTATGCGGGCAAATGAACTGCATCATCAGCGAGGCGTGTCGCCGATTATCATCTGGGGGCCGGGCAGCAGTAGCATCAGCAGTGCGTTGTCCATCACCAGCGGCACCCGAGAGATGCAGACCGTATGGGATCGAAATGGCTATAAAAATCCGGACGGCAGTCGCGTCAGTTTGACCACCCACCAAGTGCGTCACTTTTTGAATACCACCGCACAGCGTGGTGACTTGGGTCAGTTCGACATAGCGCGCTGGTCAGGACGTGCAAACGTATCTCAGAACAACACCTATAACCACATGACCGATGACGAGCATCTGGAAAAAATAAACAACTTTCCTGCGCTCACGGCTTTGGCGGGTCCGCTAGGAAAAATTGCCGCTCATGCGCCGGTGACATTGGCGGACCTAGGCGCCATCGGCGATGTGATGGCACACGTCACCGAGTTCGGATTTTGTGTACATGATTACTCGATGCTGCCTTGTCAGAAGCACAGGGACTGTTTGAACTGTGGTGAGCAGGTGTGCGTTAAAGGTGATGATGAAAAGCTGGCTCGACTGACATTGCAGCGCGACGCGATTGCCTTGCAACTCGCCCAGGCGGAACAGGCATTGGGAGAGGGCTATTACGGCGCGGACCGCTGGACAGTCCATCAGCAAAAAACCTTAGATCGGGCTAACCAACTGATCTCGCTGCTACAGGCGGATGATCTCGAGGCGGGGGCGCTCGTACGGTTGAGAAATGATCAAGAGTTCAGTCCACTAAAACGTGAACTATCAGCGACAAGTTCTCAGCCTAAGCTGTCTGAAGGCGTTGCTTTAGAAACTAAATCACTTGCTCAGGAGCGGTGA
- a CDS encoding DUF1254 domain-containing protein gives MTHALKKLSVTMMLTASTLVVALCFTPMISAEEQAPASPLLKQLNNGNWLDPKEAESLRDELYYQRAIHAYMTMLPALNVIGLRDGSEKAFGSGYNVLPIWKQRMDSRAMVPTPNADVIYSMSYLDLKKTGPLVVKAPPNVIGMFTDFFQRTLTDVGAVGPDRARGGLYLILPPDYTGPVPASYFVVKSRTYNVFLFFRTVMAKGDGKPDPAPAVNSAETTRVYPLWATEKDVKPMEFPDASGKALNMMYPTDNEYWTKLKAFVDYEPVEAIDPELRGVLASIGIIKGEPFKPTEQQQALLKKAVEMAPRMILANRQLGREDKRNLYYADRQYENTWAGGTAEWMQESYLDVSQRANFFQFAYSSAPAMVMHTTGAGSKYPFTARDKDGKYLEGGGTYKLRLPPNAPAALFWAVTAYNITDGTMPQTKQLMPSTNGYYDIPKQSDGSIEIWFGPDKPADVADSAFIQTIPGRNFLVALRLYGAEDAFYDQTWKPDDVVKVK, from the coding sequence ATGACTCACGCGTTAAAAAAGCTTTCAGTCACAATGATGTTGACCGCCTCGACGCTGGTCGTCGCGCTGTGCTTCACCCCGATGATCAGTGCGGAGGAACAGGCACCTGCTTCTCCACTGCTCAAACAGCTCAATAATGGCAACTGGCTCGATCCGAAGGAGGCCGAGTCCCTGCGTGACGAGTTGTACTACCAGCGCGCGATTCACGCCTACATGACCATGCTGCCGGCACTCAATGTCATTGGCTTGCGTGACGGATCGGAGAAAGCGTTCGGAAGCGGCTACAACGTGCTGCCAATCTGGAAGCAGCGTATGGATTCACGCGCCATGGTGCCGACGCCCAATGCGGACGTGATCTATTCCATGAGCTATCTGGATCTGAAGAAAACCGGGCCGCTGGTAGTCAAGGCGCCACCTAACGTCATCGGCATGTTCACCGACTTCTTTCAGCGTACGCTCACCGATGTCGGTGCCGTGGGGCCAGACCGCGCGCGAGGCGGCCTGTATCTGATTTTGCCACCGGACTACACCGGGCCGGTGCCGGCCAGCTATTTCGTTGTCAAGTCGCGTACTTATAACGTGTTCTTGTTCTTCCGCACCGTGATGGCCAAGGGCGACGGCAAGCCTGACCCGGCGCCGGCGGTTAATTCTGCGGAAACTACGCGAGTCTACCCACTGTGGGCGACGGAGAAGGACGTCAAGCCCATGGAGTTCCCTGACGCCAGTGGCAAGGCGTTGAATATGATGTATCCAACGGACAATGAGTATTGGACCAAGTTGAAGGCGTTTGTCGACTACGAACCGGTAGAGGCAATTGACCCGGAACTGCGCGGGGTGCTGGCGTCCATCGGAATCATCAAGGGTGAGCCGTTCAAACCCACCGAGCAGCAACAGGCCCTGCTGAAGAAGGCGGTCGAGATGGCGCCTCGAATGATCCTGGCTAACCGCCAGTTGGGGCGCGAGGACAAACGTAATCTCTACTATGCGGATCGCCAGTACGAGAACACCTGGGCGGGTGGCACGGCGGAGTGGATGCAAGAAAGTTACCTGGACGTGAGTCAGCGCGCTAACTTCTTCCAGTTTGCCTATTCATCGGCACCGGCAATGGTGATGCACACCACTGGCGCCGGTTCCAAGTATCCGTTCACCGCTCGCGACAAGGACGGGAAATATCTCGAAGGTGGCGGCACCTACAAGCTGCGTCTGCCGCCGAATGCTCCGGCAGCGTTGTTCTGGGCTGTTACGGCGTACAACATCACCGACGGCACCATGCCGCAGACCAAGCAACTGATGCCCTCCACCAACGGTTATTACGACATTCCCAAGCAGTCGGACGGTTCCATCGAAATCTGGTTCGGGCCGGACAAACCTGCTGATGTCGCGGACTCCGCGTTCATCCAGACCATCCCCGGTCGCAATTTCTTGGTCGCCTTGCGCCTGTATGGCGCGGAAGACGCGTTCTACGACCAAACTTGGAAGCCTGACGATGTCGTCAAAGTGAAGTAA